In Meleagris gallopavo isolate NT-WF06-2002-E0010 breed Aviagen turkey brand Nicholas breeding stock chromosome 5, Turkey_5.1, whole genome shotgun sequence, a single window of DNA contains:
- the SWAP70 gene encoding switch-associated protein 70 isoform X1, whose amino-acid sequence MEWSFLCELKVAYWILFLDTCVHWVLSHNLCTVLNVPHDPVALEEHFRDDDEGPVSNQGYMPYLNKFILEKVQGNFDKVEFNRMCWTLCAKKNLSKNPLLISDEDAFKVWVIFNFLSEDKYPLIIVPEEIEYLLKKLTEAMGAGWQQEQFDLYKIALNTSREGLSAWELIDLIGSGQFSKGMDRQTVSMAVNEVFNELILDVLKQGYMLKKGHKRKNWTERWFVLKPNIISYYVSEDLKDKKGDIILDGNCCVEALPDKDGKKCLFLIKCLDKSFEISASDKKKKQEWIQAIQTTVSLLRAGSPPPHKEARQKRKELRQKLLAEQEELERQMKELQAANENKQKELETVRKVGVRAADLHTLGSASVV is encoded by the exons ATGGAATGGTCATTTCTTTGTGAGCTAAAGGTGGCATATTGGATTCTTTTCCTCGATACTTGTGTTCACTGG GTCCTTTCTCACAACCTGTGCACAGTGTTAAATGTTCCCCATGACCCGGTGGCCTTGGAAGAACACTTCAGGGATGATGATGAAGGACCAGTTTCCAATCAGGGTTACATGCCTTATTTAAACAAATTCATCTTGGAAAAG gTTCAAGGGAACTTTGATAAAGTTGAATTCAACAGAATGTGTTGGACTCTGTGTGCTAAAAAGAACCTCTCGAAAAATCCTTTGCTGATCAGTGATGAAGATGCATTTAAAGTGTGggttatttttaacttcttatCAGAGGACAAGTACCCTTTAATCATTGTACCTGAGGAG ATTGAATACTTGCTTAAAAAGCTGACGGAAGCAATGGGAGCGGGTTGGCAGCAGGAGCAGTTTGACCTCTACAAGATTGCCCTCAACACCAGCCGGGAGGGTCTGTCTGCCTGGGAGCTGATCGATCTCATCGGGAGCGGACAGTTCAGTAAGGGCATGGACCGACAGACCGTGTCCATGGCAGTTAACGAAGTCTTTAACGAGCTCATATTAGATGTACTCAAACAG GGTTATATGCTGAAAAAAGgtcacaaaaggaaaaactggaCAGAACGATGGTTTGTACTAAAACCCAATATTATTTCCTACTATGTAAGTGAAGACCTAAAGGACAAGAAGGGAGACATCATATTGGACGGCAACTGTTGTGTAGAG GCCTTGCCTGACAAAGATGGAAAGAAGTGCCTTTTTCTCATAAAGTGCCTTGATAAAAGCTTTGAGATCAGTGCCTCtgataaaaagaagaaacaagagtGGATTCAAG CCATACAGACCACCGTGAGCCTGCTGCGAGCGGGCAGCCCTCCGCCCCACAAAGAAGCACGCCAGAAACGGAAAGAACTGCGCCAGAAGCTCTTGGCTGAGCAGGAGGAATTGGAGCGGCAGATGAAGGAACTGCAGGCGGCCAACGAGAACAAGCAGAAGGAGCTGGAGACTGTGAGAAAGGTGGGAGTGCGAGCTGCTGACCTGCACACTTTAGGCTCAGCCTCCGTGGTTTAG
- the SWAP70 gene encoding switch-associated protein 70 isoform X2 → MRCHQVLSHNLCTVLNVPHDPVALEEHFRDDDEGPVSNQGYMPYLNKFILEKVQGNFDKVEFNRMCWTLCAKKNLSKNPLLISDEDAFKVWVIFNFLSEDKYPLIIVPEEIEYLLKKLTEAMGAGWQQEQFDLYKIALNTSREGLSAWELIDLIGSGQFSKGMDRQTVSMAVNEVFNELILDVLKQGYMLKKGHKRKNWTERWFVLKPNIISYYVSEDLKDKKGDIILDGNCCVEALPDKDGKKCLFLIKCLDKSFEISASDKKKKQEWIQAIQTTVSLLRAGSPPPHKEARQKRKELRQKLLAEQEELERQMKELQAANENKQKELETVRKVGVRAADLHTLGSASVV, encoded by the exons ATGAGGTGTCACCAG GTCCTTTCTCACAACCTGTGCACAGTGTTAAATGTTCCCCATGACCCGGTGGCCTTGGAAGAACACTTCAGGGATGATGATGAAGGACCAGTTTCCAATCAGGGTTACATGCCTTATTTAAACAAATTCATCTTGGAAAAG gTTCAAGGGAACTTTGATAAAGTTGAATTCAACAGAATGTGTTGGACTCTGTGTGCTAAAAAGAACCTCTCGAAAAATCCTTTGCTGATCAGTGATGAAGATGCATTTAAAGTGTGggttatttttaacttcttatCAGAGGACAAGTACCCTTTAATCATTGTACCTGAGGAG ATTGAATACTTGCTTAAAAAGCTGACGGAAGCAATGGGAGCGGGTTGGCAGCAGGAGCAGTTTGACCTCTACAAGATTGCCCTCAACACCAGCCGGGAGGGTCTGTCTGCCTGGGAGCTGATCGATCTCATCGGGAGCGGACAGTTCAGTAAGGGCATGGACCGACAGACCGTGTCCATGGCAGTTAACGAAGTCTTTAACGAGCTCATATTAGATGTACTCAAACAG GGTTATATGCTGAAAAAAGgtcacaaaaggaaaaactggaCAGAACGATGGTTTGTACTAAAACCCAATATTATTTCCTACTATGTAAGTGAAGACCTAAAGGACAAGAAGGGAGACATCATATTGGACGGCAACTGTTGTGTAGAG GCCTTGCCTGACAAAGATGGAAAGAAGTGCCTTTTTCTCATAAAGTGCCTTGATAAAAGCTTTGAGATCAGTGCCTCtgataaaaagaagaaacaagagtGGATTCAAG CCATACAGACCACCGTGAGCCTGCTGCGAGCGGGCAGCCCTCCGCCCCACAAAGAAGCACGCCAGAAACGGAAAGAACTGCGCCAGAAGCTCTTGGCTGAGCAGGAGGAATTGGAGCGGCAGATGAAGGAACTGCAGGCGGCCAACGAGAACAAGCAGAAGGAGCTGGAGACTGTGAGAAAGGTGGGAGTGCGAGCTGCTGACCTGCACACTTTAGGCTCAGCCTCCGTGGTTTAG